ATGGCCGTGTTGCTGTTCGTCATTGCGCTGGTCGCTGGCGTCGGGATCAGTGCGATCGGACCGGGCGGGATCTTTGTGACGATCGCTCTCTTCTTGTTGGTACCAATCTCCTCTGCAGAGGTTGCCGGCACAGCGAGTTTGACCTTTATCTTCACGGGTTTACTCGCCGCAGGCCTCTTCCAGCGGTCGGGAGATTTCGCCGAGGGATTTGCCCGCGAGATGGCGATCATCTTGAGTGGAATGAGCATTATTGGTGCGTACACCGGCTCGCAGGCGAACCTCGTTATTTCGGACGAAGTCTTCGGCTACTTGTTAGCGGTATTCGTCGCCGTGGTTGGGGGCATCATTCTCTATCGAGAGGTCCACGGATTTGAACCGTCGAACCACGTTCAGTTGATCTCCACCGGGCAACGACGAGGT
This region of Halalkalicoccus sp. CGA53 genomic DNA includes:
- a CDS encoding sulfite exporter TauE/SafE family protein; protein product: MADVVLAIISLEMAVLLFVIALVAGVGISAIGPGGIFVTIALFLLVPISSAEVAGTASLTFIFTGLLAAGLFQRSGDFAEGFAREMAIILSGMSIIGAYTGSQANLVISDEVFGYLLAVFVAVVGGIILYREVHGFEPSNHVQLISTGQRRGTLGTIGFGVGFIGGLLGVGGPVIGVPILVLLGVPMLTALAVAQVQSIFISGFATAGYFLGDAVSIPIAILVGVPQLIGVVVGWRVAHLVAEGRLRIALGVVLLLISPVIAL